In Phocoena phocoena chromosome 3, mPhoPho1.1, whole genome shotgun sequence, a single window of DNA contains:
- the C2CD4C gene encoding C2 calcium-dependent domain-containing protein 4C — protein sequence MKKTNMWFLERLRGSGENGATGGEGGDRAAKGPLYSNVLTPDKIPDFFIPPKLPAGPTEPEAQAELGPSTSEQNLASAAPRRAPRSPRLPAKLAAESKNLLKAATRHVIQIESAEDWTAEEAATNADPQAQGAMSLPSVPKAQTSYGFATLAESPHTRRKESLFHSEHGALAQVGSPGTRRRRGGVKANGGDGAPREAGGALMSPGRCVSGGESDTGSSAESSPFGSPLLSRSVSLLKGFAQDSQAKVSQLKHSVGRHGSPSADDSTPDTSPGARRRLARRATPEPGPEAGAAPRAEHAVRIGPRGSVRLLAEYEAAQARLRVRLLAAEGLYDRLCDARSINCCVGLCLVPGKLQKQRSTIVKNSRHPVFNEDFFFDGLGPASVRKLALRIKVVNKGSSLKRDTLLGEKELPLTSLLPFL from the coding sequence ATGAAGAAAACCAACATGTGGTTCTTGGAGCGGCTTCGTGGGTCAGGGGAGAATGGAGCTACGGGGGGCGAGGGTGGGGACAGGGCCGCCAAGGGGCCCCTGTACAGCAACGTGCTCACGCCCGACAAGATCCCGGACTTCTTCATCCCCCCGAAGCTGCCCGCCGGCCCCACGGAGCCAGAGGCTCAGGCTGAGCTGGGGCCCTCGACCTCGGAGCAGAACCTGGCCTCTGCCGCGCCCCGCCGCGCCCCCCGGAGCCCCCGGCTGCCTGCCAAGCTGGCCGCCGAGAGCAAGAACCTGCTGAAGGCGGCCACCAGGCATGTGATCCAGATCGAGAGCGCGGAGGACTGGACCGCCGAGGAGGCCGCCACCAACGCCGACCCCCAGGCCCAGGGGGCCATGTCGCTGCCCTCGGTGCCCAAGGCCCAGACGTCCTATGGCTTCGCCACGCTGGCCGAGAGCCCCCACACACGGCGCAAGGAGTCTCTGTTCCATAGCGAGCACGGGGCTCTGGCCCAGGTGGGCTCCCCGGGCACCCGGCGCCGTCGGGGGGGCGTCAAGGCCAACGGGGGCGATGGGGCGCCCAGGGAGGCCGGCGGTGCCCTCATGAGCCCCGGCCGCTGCGTCAGTGGCGGGGAGAGCGACACGGGGTCCTCGGCCGAGTCCTCGCCGTTCGGGTCCCCCCTGCTCTCGCGCTCCGTGTCGCTGCTCAAAGGGTTCGCCCAGGACAGCCAGGCCAAGGTGAGCCAGCTGAAGCACTCGGTGGGCCGCCACGGCTCCCCGTCGGCCGACGACAGCACGCCGGACACCAGCCCTGGGGCCCGGCGCCGCCTGGCCCGCAGAGCCACCCCGGAGCCCGGCCCCGAGGCCGGCGCGGCGCCCCGCGCGGAGCACGCTGTGCGCATAGGCCCGCGGGGCAGCGTGCGGCTGCTGGCGGAGTATGAGGCGGCCCAGGCCCGCCTGCGCGTGCGCCTGCTGGCGGCCGAGGGCCTCTACGACCGGCTCTGCGACGCCCGCAGCATCAACTGCTGTGTGGGCCTGTGCTTGGTGCCCGGCAAGCTGCAGAAGCAGCGCAGCACCATCGTCAAGAACAGCCGCCACCCCGTCTTCAACGAGGACTTCTTCTTCGACGGTCTGGGCCCGGCCAGCGTGCGGAAGCTGGCGCTCAGGATCAAGGTGGTGAACAAGGGAAGCAGCCTCAAGCGGGACACCCTGCTCGGGGAGAAGGAGCTGCCCCTGACCTCTCTGCTTCCCTTCTTGTAA